CGTTATTGTAGATTTGGCAAAGATGCCTCATTTATTAGTTGCGGGAACGACAGGGTCTGGTAAATCAGTGGGTCTCAATGCAATGTTATTAAGTTTGCTTTTTAAAGCAACGCCTCAAGAATTGCGTCTCATTATGATTGATCCAAAAATGTTAGAGCTCTCTATTTATGAAGGAATACCTCACCTACTTACTCCTGTGGTAACAGATATGAAAGAGGCTGCCAGTGCACTTCGATGGTGTGTGGCTGAAATGGAAAGGCGTTATCGATTAATGGCTTCCTTAGGGGTGCGCAACATTGCGGGTTACAACCTAAAAGTCAAAGAAGCAAAGAAAAAAGGGGCGCCCCTCCTAGATCCGCTTTGGCAAGAAGGCATGGGGGCTGAAGCACCTCACTTACAAGAACTGCCTTATATTGTAGTGCTCGCCGATGAATTTGCAGACATGATGATGGTGGTCGGGAAAAAAGTGGAGGAATTGATTGCAAGAATTGCACAAAAGGCGAGGGCTGCAGGTATTCATTTAATTCTAGCTACACAACGTCCTTCAGTAGATGTTATCACTGGTTTGATCAAGGCAAATATTCCTACTCGAATTGCGTTTCAGGTTTCGTCGCGTATCGATTCACGGACCATTCTAGATCAACAAGGCGCTGAACAACTTTTAGGGCATGGTGACATGCTTTATCTACCGCCGGGAACAGGCGTGCCCGTTCGAATCCATGGTGCCTTCGTGGCGGATGAAGAAGTCCATCGCGTAGTGTGTGATTGGAAAAGAAGAGGTAAGCCGGATTATATGGATGAGGTCCTCAGTATTCCTGCGAGTGAGTCTGGCGGATTTGGCGATTTTGGTAGTGAAGAAGGCGATAGCGAACAAGATTCACTTTACGATCAAGCGGTCCAAATTGTACTTGAAACAAGGCGCGCCTCTGTCTCTAACATTCAAAGAAGACTCAAGATTGGGTATAATCGTGCAGCTCGAATAGTAGAAGCTATGGAAAACGCTGGATTAGTGAGTGCAATGGAAACGAATGGCACTCGAGAAATTCTAGTTCCAAATGACAAAGAGTAAGATTTTAAACGTAGTAGAGGATCTATATGCAAAAAATTAAAGGCTTTTTATTAGGGGTAATATTATTTTCTTCGTCCGCGATGGCCGATACAGCGTCACAACAACTCGATAAATTTCTATCTAACTTCCATTCGATGAGTGCTAATTTTCAACAAACCTCCATTATTAAAAAAAGCACTGCAAAAAAATCGATTGGCACCATGGCGTTAGAGCGTCCAGGTAAATTTCGTTGGGAAATCACTTCGCCCAATCGCCAGGTCATTATTGCTGATGGCAAATATTTGTGGATTTATGATGTTGATCTTGAGCAGGCAACAAAACAAAGCTTAGGGAAAGACGCCCATAGTCCAGCCATCTTATTAAGTGGTTCAACTGCTGCTTTAGAAGAACGGTTTAATATCATCGATTCCAAACAAGAGGGCAGTAAAGTCATTTTTAATCTCAAGCCAAAACGCAGTCAAGATATGGTGCAACGTGTCGAGTTAGTGTTTGAAAATGATAAATTACATCAAATGTCAGTGATCGACAATTTAGGTCAAAAAAATATTTTCACCTTCTCTAATGTAAAGATTAACCCTAGCTTGGCAACTTCCTTATTTCAATTTCATGCTCCTAAGGGGGTAGATATTATTTCTAATTAAGGATCGGAATGACACCTTCTTTTGAGCCGCTCGCTGCCAGAATGCGACCTGACAATATTGATGATTTCATAGGTCAAGCTCATTTAACCGGTAAAGATAAGCCTCTCAGACAAGCTATAGAGCGCAAAATTATGCATTCTATGATTCTGTGGGGCCCGCCTGGAACGGGTAAAACAACTTTAGCAAGATTGCTGGCAAAAAATGCAAATGCGCATGTGGAAGCGCTTTCAGCAGTGACGTCGGGCATAAAAGATATTCGAGAAGTAATTCAAAAAGCTAACGAACTACGCTCTCATGATCAGCTAACGGTATTATTTGTTGATGAAGTGCATCGATTTAATAAAGTTCAGCAAGATGCATTCCTTCCCTATATTGAAAATGGCACTATTATTTTAGTGGGCGCAACGACCGAAAATCCCTCTTTTGAACTCAACAATGCGTTATTGTCTCGGACGCGTGTGTATGTTTTGAAACGATTAACCGAAGACGATATCTTGCAGATTATTAATCAAGCCTTGCGGGATGAAAAAGGGTTAGGCGATCGTACTCTAAAAATTTCAGAGGAGGCGAAGCTACGTTTGGTGATGGCTGCAGATGGAGATGCAAGACAAGCGTTAACCATGCTCGAAATCGCAAGTGATTTTGCAGTTGATCGTGGACAAGAAGAAGTTATCAGTGATGAGGTGGTAACGGATGTTTTATCCGGTAAAGTCCGCCGTTATGATAAAGGCGGAGATTTATTTTATGAGCAAATTTCAGCACTACATAAATCTGTGCGCGGCTCTTCTCCTGATGGATCACTCTATTGGTTCTCTCGAATGATAGATGGTGGTTGTGACCCGGAGTACATTGCCAGGCGCTTGGTGAGAATGGCGAGTGAAGATATCGGGAATGCTGATCCTCGTGCTCTAGAAATAGCCCTTAATGCATGGGTTGTCTATCAACGTCTGGGTAGCCCTGAAGGTGAATTAACTTTAGCACAAGCGGTTATTTATTTGGCTTGCGCACCTAAAAGTAATGCGGTTTATAAAGCCTATAAAGAAGCACTGCAAGATGCAAAGGAATATGGCTCTTTAGATGTGCCCTTACATCTTCGTAATGCACCCACCCGGTTACTCAAAAAAATAGGTTATGGGAAGGAATATCGTTATGCACACAATGAACCGGAGGCGTATGCGGCCGGAGAAAATTATTTTCCAGAAGACATGCCAACTAAACAGTATTATCGTCCCGTGGAAAGAGGGCTGGAAATCCAAATTAAGGAAAAATTATCTAGGTTGCGAGAGTTAGATAAAAATGTTAAAAAAACATCAAGTAAAACTAAATTGAAGGGTGATGAGTGATGATAGATTCTAAATTGCTACGACATGACATCGAACGCGTTGCAATTGATTTATCAAAACGTGGTTTTATCTTGAGTGTTGATAAAATCAATGAGCTTGAAGAGCAGCGTAAAGCATTACAAATTAAAACTCAGCAATTACAGAATGATCGTAATACAAAATCTAAGCTTATCGGCCAAGCTAAAGCCAAGGGCGAAGACACTTCCCCTCTTCTGGCCGAAGTGGGGCAATTTGGATCTCAATTAAAAGAAATTGAAACGAAACTTGAGCTAATACAGCAACAGCTTCAAGACATTTATTTAATGATTCCGAACATTCCTAACGAAAGTGTTCCGGTGGGTAAGGATGAGTCCGATAATGTGGAAATACGCAAATGGGGAGTCCCTAGGCAATTTGAATTTTCGCCTAAAGATCATGTTGAATTAGGTGAAAATTTAAAGTTGCTTGATTTTGATGCGGCGTCCAAATTATCAGGTGCTCGTTTTATTGTCATGCATGATGGTTTAGCCCGATTGCATCGTGCACTTATTCAATTTATGTTGGATGTCCATACAAATCAGCATGGTTATAAAGAGATTTATGTCCCTTATTTAGTCAAAGAAGAAGCTTTTTACGGAACAGGACAATTGCCAAAACATCGTGAAGACATGTTTTGGATAGCGGGAGACTCCAACTTGAGTTTAATTTCTACCGCTGAGGTGCCCCTTACTAATTTGGTGCGTGATAGTATATTGGAAGGTGAATCTTTACCTATCAAATGGGTGGCGCATACGCCCTGTTTTAGAAGTGAGGCAGGATCTTATGGTAAAGATACACGGGGAATGATTCGCCAACATCAATTCGAAAAAATTGAATTAGTCCAAGTGGTAAAGCCAGAGAACTCTTATCAGACGCTTGATGAGTTAACCTCACATGCTGAAAAAATTCTTCAAAAGTTGGAATTACCTTATCGAGTAATGACGTTATGTACCGGCGATATAGGATTCGCCGCTGCTAAAACTTACGATTTAGAAGTTTGGCTGCCCGGGCAAAATACCTATCGTGAAATTTCCTCTTGCAGTAATTTCGAAGATTTCCAGGCCCGCCGTTTACAGGCGCGTTGGAGAAATAAACCAGATGAAAAACCTATGCTCGTTAACACATTGAATGGATCTGCATTGGCGGTAGGGCGCACCTTAGTGGCTATCATGGAAAATTATCAAGACGCACAAGGGAATATTCATGTTCCAGAAGCGCTTTGGACTTTCATGGATGGGAAAAAAATCATAGAGCGTTGCTGTTAAATTCTTTCTTCACCTTGAATTGCTAAGAACCTTGATTACGCTTCGCTGCATCAAGGCTACTCACTGCAACACCCTCAAAGTAGCCTGGATGTAGCGTAGCGAAATCCAGGGAAAATCAAGCCTCAAATATTTGTCAAGAGGGTTTTTGATGCGGTTGCCATGTTCGTTCACCGGCACCCCGACCATTTAAGATTATGCTAATGTTTGTGTACTACAGTAGACAAATTAGCTAATGCCCCCTATTCGTTTAATTATCCTTTTGAGGTATTGTCGTGCAACACCCTTTTGAAATACGCTTCAACAACAACAACAACAACAACAACAACAACAACAACAACAAATTAATTGCTAATGGCTTTATGGAAATATTCGGTCAGTTCACGCTTGATGACGCGAATAATTATAATTACGTCGTCAAAAACAAGCGGGATTTAGAATTACCCTCAAAAAAAATTCGCCACCTCCTACTTGAACTCATTTCGGATGAGGATAAGAGCCAACTATTTAAAAATTATACAGAATTACTATCTAAAAAAAATACGCAATTAACACTCACAATAAAGTCTGAAGTATTTAATCTTTTATGTGATGAAATGGCCGCCGCTCCAATACGCACTCGTTCTAAACGGCCACATCATGAACGAATTTTTTTTCAACTTCCTGGAGGTGATGACTGTTATCATATTACTGAGTTTGGAGGCAATCCCTCGAATTTACTTGGTACAATTCGTGATCCAAAGAAGGAAAATTTCCCCTTTACCGCCATATCATTGCAAGCCACAAAATTATTACCGGATAGCACAACAAAGCACTATAGTTGCATTAACGCTTTGAAAATTTCCCTCCAGGGTTTTCGTGAATGGTGCAAGGCCCATGCATTGAACGAAAAATTATCATTGCAGGTTCTCACAGACGATTCTCTTAAGAAGGAGTATGGCTACAGCACCCTTGCATTGTCTCCGGTAACTGAAATCACTAAAAAACGATCTAATCAGAGTCGTATTGCCACAAATGACTCAACTAATGAAACCATAATATGGTGGACCAACAAGATTTTAAGAAAAGGGCCATCTAATGAAGGAGAGATTCCAGGGTTCAATAATATAACCAATATCTTAAGTGTTGGATCGAACGGTGATTTTGAGTATGATCCGGCATTAGTAGGTATAACTCCTGGGACCAAAGATCAAAATTTGTCTGAAACTGCCTCTTCTATTACTGCTAGCTTGCCGCGAGTTGTTGATAATCGTAATAATAATCAACGTTTTTTTTCATCAAGTTCGAGTAACTTTCACCACCCAAGCAACAATTATAACCATAGTCCGATTAGTTCCCCACTTTTAATTCCTCAATCATCAAATCGAAGAGAAATTTCAGAGGTTAATAATAATGTAACCCGCTCCCCAAGCTTTGAGTCGTATGGTGATTTTGAGTATGATGCTGCCGTAGAGACCACAGATCAAAATGTGGTGGCGATTGCCTCATCCATTTCCACTACCGCGCCCCATAATGTGAATAACTGCAATAATAATTCAAGCTTTTCTCTCTCAAGTTCTACTAATGCTAGCAACAACAATAATAGTGATATTTCCATTAATTCCGGGGTTTCCCCATTTACTCCTCAATCATCAAACTGGAATTATCCTCCATACTCTACTCCATCAATAAACACTCAGCAGTTAAGGCCGTTAGATCCGGTCCAAGATTCGGCTCAACCTCAAACTCAAACTAAAGTGCTCCTTGACGACGTAGTAGCACCTCAAATCGAGAGACCGATGCAGGAATTAGTGAATCTTCTCATGGGACAATCTATACAAAAAGTTAGTGATGAAGTTTTTCAAATTGTAATAAAACAATCTTCAAACGCAACGACTCAGGAATATTTGCAATATATAACACAACAATTCGTTCAAACTTTTATGCAACACCCTCTTCAGCAGTCACAGCAACAATTGATACTTCAACAAATTCAAAAATTTATGCAAGAGAGTATTGGTGAATCACTCGGTGAAAAGCTGCGACAATATTTAGAACAACAATTTTCAATGCCATTTACCTCTCTCACTTCCAATCGGTTTTCACCACCTCCTGGTAGGGATGAACCCTTTGAGCAAACGCCAATATTCGAACCTTCGTCAAACACAACGGAGGAGTCTTATGTTAATTTGGAAAACAACCCCCCCGATACTGCTGCAACGGAAAACTTAAGTTCTAATGATAACAATGCCTTAGTTCTGGATTTGGGGTTTGCCGGAGTGTTCCATTACGATGCAGAAACTGGCTGTTATATGCGTAAAGGAGAAATTTCGAAAAATTTAAAGACATTAGCTGCAGATTTATGGGGTGGATCTAAAGAATACCTGCCTATTGGCGATGTACATAACTGTTTCAAAGTAGAGGCCGATGCACAAACCCTGTCTCTGTCACCTTTAATGGCAAAAAGGCTAAACACCGAGCTATTTCTTAAAAAAGAAAAACATATAAAACCTAAGGATTGGGTTTTTAGCAAGGTAGTGTGTACTGAAAAGAAGGAAAAGGAGGATGTGCAGCTAATTAAATATCTCCATTTTACTTCTTGGGGTGAATGTTCTCGAACGGCAATCAAAAATGCGCGTCGGGGAGCTTTTAAATCACGCAAGACAGCTTCATCTATTCCGGCAATTTGTATAATTAAGGATGGTGAGAGATATAATAAATTGGCTGCTCATTTCTCCGAGGAAGAGTTCCTACGGTGGAATCAACATTACAAAATCAGTGAACCGAAATTGATTTTATTGGAGGATCAAGCAGCACAACGGGGTTACAGATTGGCCGAAATTTCCCCTAATGAGCTAGATGACGTCTCATCGCCTTCCTCAACTAACATTGCTGATAACTGCAATAACAATAATCAGGTAGCAACCCCGACCAGTGCTGGTAACTCTCAGGCCTCTAATATAAATAGCCCTAATACAAATTCTGCGAAGCAATCAACTCCTATTTTTTTACCATCAGAGTTGGGTCAACCTTCTTACTCCCCCCAACCTGCAAATATGAGTCCCTCAATATCGTTAGATTCAACACAGCAATTACTGTCGACACCCATTGAACCGTCCCTGAAAGAATTAGTGCAACTAGTAATGGGCGAGCCTATGCAACAGATAGGTGAGGCAGCCTACCAAAAACTATTCGATGCTCCTTTGTCTCAATTAGGGTTGGAGGGTATTAAAAGCCTCGCGCAACAATTTGTTGATATTTTTATGGAATATTATGGTCGGACCAGAGTACAAGAGCTGATATTTATACCCATGACTAATTTATTAGAAAGGCTTGTACTCGAAACTGTAAAAGAAAAGCTGAATAACCATCTTCAAGGTATAAGGTCCTCAATCCAAGAACTTTTGCCGCTTTCTAATAATGCATCCCTAGTACAAAATTCTGGGGCTCAATCTTTTCAGCAATTTCCCAGGGTTGACTCTATACCTCCTCCTATAGCAAGCCAATATACCCGAAGAGATGAACAGTTTACGCCTCAAAGAAGTTTTCTATATGCAGAGCCCTCACCTCTGCAAACGCCTTTATCATACTCATATGATCCTGAGAATCCAAAGGATCCTTGGACTCCCTCT
Above is a genomic segment from Gammaproteobacteria bacterium containing:
- the lolA gene encoding outer membrane lipoprotein chaperone LolA — encoded protein: MQKIKGFLLGVILFSSSAMADTASQQLDKFLSNFHSMSANFQQTSIIKKSTAKKSIGTMALERPGKFRWEITSPNRQVIIADGKYLWIYDVDLEQATKQSLGKDAHSPAILLSGSTAALEERFNIIDSKQEGSKVIFNLKPKRSQDMVQRVELVFENDKLHQMSVIDNLGQKNIFTFSNVKINPSLATSLFQFHAPKGVDIISN
- a CDS encoding replication-associated recombination protein A, with the translated sequence MTPSFEPLAARMRPDNIDDFIGQAHLTGKDKPLRQAIERKIMHSMILWGPPGTGKTTLARLLAKNANAHVEALSAVTSGIKDIREVIQKANELRSHDQLTVLFVDEVHRFNKVQQDAFLPYIENGTIILVGATTENPSFELNNALLSRTRVYVLKRLTEDDILQIINQALRDEKGLGDRTLKISEEAKLRLVMAADGDARQALTMLEIASDFAVDRGQEEVISDEVVTDVLSGKVRRYDKGGDLFYEQISALHKSVRGSSPDGSLYWFSRMIDGGCDPEYIARRLVRMASEDIGNADPRALEIALNAWVVYQRLGSPEGELTLAQAVIYLACAPKSNAVYKAYKEALQDAKEYGSLDVPLHLRNAPTRLLKKIGYGKEYRYAHNEPEAYAAGENYFPEDMPTKQYYRPVERGLEIQIKEKLSRLRELDKNVKKTSSKTKLKGDE
- the serS gene encoding serine--tRNA ligase, coding for MIDSKLLRHDIERVAIDLSKRGFILSVDKINELEEQRKALQIKTQQLQNDRNTKSKLIGQAKAKGEDTSPLLAEVGQFGSQLKEIETKLELIQQQLQDIYLMIPNIPNESVPVGKDESDNVEIRKWGVPRQFEFSPKDHVELGENLKLLDFDAASKLSGARFIVMHDGLARLHRALIQFMLDVHTNQHGYKEIYVPYLVKEEAFYGTGQLPKHREDMFWIAGDSNLSLISTAEVPLTNLVRDSILEGESLPIKWVAHTPCFRSEAGSYGKDTRGMIRQHQFEKIELVQVVKPENSYQTLDELTSHAEKILQKLELPYRVMTLCTGDIGFAAAKTYDLEVWLPGQNTYREISSCSNFEDFQARRLQARWRNKPDEKPMLVNTLNGSALAVGRTLVAIMENYQDAQGNIHVPEALWTFMDGKKIIERCC